The DNA window GATTTACTTCTTCTTGCGAGCAGCAGCCTTCTTTTTGGGAGAGACTTTTGTCTTCTTAGCGATTGCAACCTGTTCCGTTTTAGGTTTTAAAATTCCATCGATCGTTTTAGGTTCGAATAAAATTTGAGCAACCTCTTCGAATCTAGTAACTGGAAAGAATTCCATTCCCTTCTTCACATAATCAGGTATTTCGTCTAACTGAGGTCGATTATCGGAAGGGAAAATGATCTTATGGACCCCGACTCTTTTTGCAGCCACGATCTTTTCTCTCAAGCCACCGATGGCTAAAACTTCTCCCGTCAAAGTTAATTCTCCAGTCATACCGAATCCAAGCTTGATCCTTTTATTTAACACCAAGGAAAGAATGGTGGTTGCCATTGTGATCCCCGCACTTGGTCCGTCTTTTGGAGTCGCGCCGTCAGGAACATGCAGGTGGATTGTTTTTTCGTTGAATAACTCTTCGTTACCTAATAAATTCTTAATATAGCTAAGAGCAATACTGGAAGATTCCTCCATTGATTTCCCTATCATTCCTGTCAGAAGTATTCCGCCTTTTCCTTTTACGAATACTGCCTCGATAAGTAATGTTGCACCTCCTACAGAAGTCCAAGCAAGCCCTAAAGCGGTTCCAGGAACGGTAGGTTTAGTCATCCTATCATCCGTATATTTAGGAACTCCCAAAAGTTTTTCCACATCCTTAGGCTGAATGTGTTTCGGATACGATTCCCCTTTTACGATCTGAAAAGCTAGTTTTCTTGCAAGTTTGTCGGATTGTTTTTCAAGACCTCTTACTCCAGATTCTCTGGAATAATGATCAATCAGAGATACAACAGATTTTTTATCGATCTGGATCCCGTATGGTTCTATTCCGTTTTTCTCCAGAACCTTCTTCCATAAATGTTTATTAAAGATCTGGACCTTCTCATCCGTGATATAACCGGAAAGACTGATCACTTCCATACGATCCAAGAGTATTCTACTGATAGAATCTAAAGTGTTTGCTGTCGCGATAAAGAATACAGAAGAAAGATCAAAAGGAAGATCTAAATAATGATCTCTAAAAGTTTTATTCTGTTCCGGATCTAGAACTTCCAAAAGAGCGGCCGCAGGATCACCTTGCATTCCGAGGCCAAGTTTATCTATCTCATCTAAAAGAATTACGGAATCTTTTTCTTTAGTAATTCTTAATGCAGTGATGATCTTACCAGGCATAGCACCAATATAAGTCCTACGGTGTCCTTTGATCTCTGCCTCATCTCTCATCCCACCTACGGAAAATCTAAAAAACTTTCTGCCCATTGCTTCCGCGATAGATTTAGCGATAGAAGTTTTTCCAACCCCAGGAGGTCCAACCAAAAGTAGAATGGAACCTTTTTCAGTCGGCTTTAACTTCTTCACGGCCAGAAATTCTAAGATTCTCTCTTTTACATCATCCAGTTTATAATGATCTCTATCTAAAGTTTTTCTGGCTTTTTCTAGATCTATTTCACGAGAAGGAGCAGCTTCCCAAGGAAGACTTTCCATGATGTCTAAATAATTTCGGATAACATTATAATCTGCAGTATTTTGATCCGTGTAGAAGAACTTATCCATTTCACGTTCTACTTCTTCTATCACTTCCGGATCTGCCGGGATACCCTTTAGTCTTTCTAAGAACTTTTCATACTTCTTTTCGTATTTACCTTCTTTCTGACCAAGTTCCGCCTGAATGGCTTTTAACTGTTCTCTTAAGAAAAACTGTCTCTGTTGTTTATCAATTTTGTCCTGGATATTTTCCTGGATCTCTCTTTGGAGACTGACTAGATCGATTTCCTTTTTCAGATAAAGCAGGACCTTTTCGATCCTATCTTTTAGATTTACGGATTCTATGACGGATTGATAATCTTCTTTTTCTATATTCAAAATACTGCATACAAAATCAGCCATCTTACCAGGCTCATTCACATTCAGCATTGTAAGTTTCATCTCTTCCGTAAAAAGAGGGTTATTCTGAGCGAGTTCCCTGGTCATAATTAGCAGGGTTCTCATCATAGCCTTGATCGTATTTTTAGAAGCACCCGGCTCTTCTTCGGGATAATGTACTTTTGCGATCAATAAAGGTTCTACGGAAGTAAAAGATTCCACCTTAAATCTGCGAACAGTGTTGATCAGTATATTTACCGCACCGTCAGGAAGATTTACCTTCTTCAAGATCTTAGCAACTACACCGAAATCGTAGATATTTTCTTCCGTCTTTTTTTCGTTCTCCTCATCCTTGAGAAGAACAAGCCCGATGAAAGAATTTCCTTTTAAGGCCTCATCTACAGCTTTTGCAAATTTTCCCCCTGGAACGATCAGAGGAGTGATGATCCCGGGAAATACCGGTCTGGTTTTGATAGGCACTAAGAATAATTCGGGAGGAAGAATGGAGTCTACCGGTATGATACTTCCTTCAACTTCGCCTATATCATCAAAAAGATCCACGTTTCACCTTCGATTTAAAAAATAATCGGACCGATTCCAGTTTCTGGGCTCGCTCCTAGTACTCAAATCTTTCTTTTTCTTCGACAAGGAAAAGGGCTTGAATCTTTAAGGAATTACGTCAGTCTAAATATGAAATATAAAAACATTTCGACTGTTTTCTATAACTGGGATGAAACGAATGCAGGCTAAAAACCTATCTCTCTTATTTTTGATTCTGATGCTATTTTTTATCGGATGTAAAAAAGATGAACCGGACAATACAAAAGCTCTCACAGGAGCAGTTTTAGCAGAAGTTCTTTATAATCCTTACGAAAGGATCACCCCTCCCACAGAGGATACTATCATAATCCCGAATACTAATGCCAGCTACCAAAGCCCGGGGAGATCGTATTCCCCAAAATGTTTCGGAAATGAAGGAAACACTAAGTTCTATTTCTTCCGAAAATCTGTTTCTGCGAATAATAAAAAATTGCTCATCAACTTTATGGGAGGAGGAGCTTGTTGGGATAATGCGAACTGTTTCGGAAAGAATACCACTACATTTTTCAATTTCTTAAACGCCGTGCCTGACCTATTTATCAAGGTCGCTTTCAAGGGGATCTTGGATGCGGAAAATTCCTCTAATCCATTAAAAAATTATGATGTTCTTTTTATTCCGTATTGCACAGGAGATCTTCATATAGGCTCCAGAGATGTACCCGATTATGACGATCCTTATGTTTCATCCGATCCTGTTGTTTATAGTCATAGAGGACATGATAATGTTCTTTCAGTCTTAAAATATATCCAATCGAATTATACTCAAGTCACAGACGTAGTGGTCGCAGGACAAAGCGCCGGGGGTTACGGAGCAGTATTAAATTATCCTCATATTCGTGCAGTATTCTCCGATAGCACAAAATTCCCAAGCTTCAACAAGATGAGTTTAGTAGCGGATGCTTCTAACGGAGCCGTAATTGATGGATTTTTTTCCGGCATAGTAAATACCCAATGGGGAAGCGGACCGAATATCCCGGACTGGGTAGTAGGTTCCAACTATTTGACAACCGGAACTCCTTCTATCCAAGATTATATCGGTAAGATCGCAGATGCGTATCAGGATGATGTCATAGGACAATATACTGCGGCATTCGATTCCACTCAAAGATGGTTCTTCAATGTAATGGGCATCATTGACTCAGAATCTCCTTCTTATTCGGATTCCAGTTCTTATTTCGGACCTGGAGATGCTCGGGATGTGCCGGACCTTCCAGATAACGGTTCGAATACCCCTTCCAATTGTAACTGGGCAATCAACGCAAATAATGCGATGAATAATACTGTAGGTTCTAAATATTATTTCTACAGAGCTCCTGGAGATATTCATACAATCACTATGAGTGATACAATGTATGAGCTTGTAAGCAATGGTGTAAATTTTAACACATGGCTGAAATCTATAGTTTCGAATGTAGGAACTCCTACGGATGTAGATTGTTCTCTAGGTTCAGGCTCGCATCCATGCACTGATAAAAATTTTGGGGCTAATTCTTTAAACAATACGCTAGGCAGAGCGACCTCTCAGGACTCATTTGACGCAAATAAAGATCTTTATGAGACCTGCTTCGGTCCTTGACATTCTATAAAGCGGGAATAAAATAGAGCTGATATCTTCCTTTTCAGGGCGGTATCAGGCTTTTATGAAACTACGACTGATAACGATCCTCCTATTATTCTCTCAAATATACTGTACCAAAGAAAAAGATAATACACCGGAACTTCTTACGACTGCATTGATCGTAGATCTGGTCACGAGCCCATTTACAAGGATCACCCCCGAACCTGGAACATTCACCACTCAGGTGGATCATGAAGCCACACCTTACACTTATACCGCGACTTTTGATCCGAAATGTAGTGGAACCGAAGGAAATGTGAACTTCTATTTTTTCAGAAAAACTGTAACTGCAAATAATAAAAAACTTCTGATCAACTTTATGGGAGGAGGAGCCTGTTGGGACAATGCGAACTGTTTTGGAAGTAATACTGTCACTTATTTCAATCAGTTAAATATTGTACCTGATTTTGCTTTAGATCTTTTATTCAAAGGTGTAATAGATCAATCTATGGCTGCGAATCCATTCAGAGATTATGATATAATATTTGTCCCTTATTGCACCGGAGATCTTCATATAGGAAGTAAGGACAAAACTTATACGAGTGGGACCATTAAACATCATGGCTATGATAATGTGATCTCTGTCCTGAAATTTGTACAAAATACCTATCCTCAATTAGACCGAGTTTTCGTGACCGGCCAAAGTGCAGGAGGTTATGGAGCTATATTAAATTATCCGATTATCCGAGAAACAATAACTACAATCGATTCAGGCGCCCAGGTAAGAATGTTATCTGATGCTTCTAATGCAGTAGTTCCTACAGCAGCTTATCCCTTAACTAATCCGGCATTTTTCCCATTACTCGAAAGTTCTTGGGGAGTAGAAACAAATGGGATCGGGAGTGGGACCGGTTTCTCTAATTCTAATCTTCCTATTTGGGTGAACGGGATCGCGGCAAATTATACGACCGGTGGTTCGCCTTCTATTAATGATTTCTTCAAAAAAGTAGCTACTGAATATTCTGGAGATATCCTCGGACAATACACAGCTTTGTTCGACGGGAACCAAAGATTTTTTTATCATACGATGGGACAAATCAACAAGATCAATAATTCGGCGCTGAGTTATTCGACCGCTACTACTCCTGATCCGTACCAAGCAGGAAGATCTTATTCTATCATTTACGGGGATAGTGACGGAAGTTCCGTGCCTGATGGAAACTCTTCCAGCTCCAATGATTATACTAGTTGCGATTGGGCCAAACAAGCAGTTTCTAAAATGAAGGATGCGGCTACTAAATCCAATTACAGATATTATATAGCTCCCGGAGATGTTCATACAATCACCACTTATAATGATATGTATTCCTTAAAAAGTGGAGGAGTTAATTTCGCCACATGGCTCAATACTTTAGCAAATGGCGCAAGCCCGCCTGCAAACGTTCAATGTAATGATTCTTCCGGATCTTGTGTGAGTAAAAATCTATTCAATAGCACGATCAATATAAATTTAGGCAAAGCAACATCAGACGAATCTTATACATTAGATCCAAAACAGGATATATATACCACATGCGGAGAAGCAGCCGGAATTGGTCTGTAAAATATCAGAAGGAGGAAATTCCTTCCTTAAAACTTATTCCGGATTGATTTAAAATTTCCTCATATAGATCTTTTGTTTCCTGGTCGAAACAAACAAAGATCAACTTTCTAGGAAATTGGCCCTTATGCTCCAAAATAGTTCTGATAGCAATCGGAGCAGCCAATTCTTTCGGATACGCATAAATTCCTGTGCTGATACTAGGGACTGCGATCGACTCAAACCCACGATCCGAGGACAGTTGCAGAATATTTTTATAACACGTTTCTAAAAGGGAAGCCTCCTGATAATCGCCACCTTTCCAGACTGGACCTACTGCATGGATCACATATTTGGCAGAAAGTTGTCCTCCTGAAGTAAGAACACATTGTCCCGTAGGAAGACCATTCGGATATTTTTTGATCTTTAATATCCTACATTCTTCCATGATTTTTGGTCCGCCCACCCTATGAATGGCACCGTCCACCCCGCCTCCTCCCGATAAGGAAGAATTGGCAGCATTTACCACTGCATCCGTTTGAATGGAGGTGATATCGCCTTTCCAAACAAAAATTTCCATCGCCATTTAAAGAGACTAAAAACAGACCCCTTGCAAGTAGAATTTATATTTTATTTTTATAATTCGTTTAATAATACATAAAGCGTAGTAGCTGTTTGGCGGAAAATTAAGGTCTATACGAGGTTTGGAAGAAGTTTAGAATAAAATAATGGTTATTTTATAAAAGAATGGGGACGTGTGGGCGGCTTGGCGAAGCTTCGGTGACACAGATGCATTCTCGAGCATGGGCGCAAGTTCGCATATGCAAGCCGACTTTTCGTCACGCTTGACGGCTATAGTAGTTCTTTCACTTACCCTGCCTAGTCTAAATTGTTGCCAAATGTTCTAAAACAAATACCTTGGGTTGGAACTCCTACAAATATATATAGAGTCCGAA is part of the Leptospira andrefontaineae genome and encodes:
- the lon gene encoding endopeptidase La; this encodes MDLFDDIGEVEGSIIPVDSILPPELFLVPIKTRPVFPGIITPLIVPGGKFAKAVDEALKGNSFIGLVLLKDEENEKKTEENIYDFGVVAKILKKVNLPDGAVNILINTVRRFKVESFTSVEPLLIAKVHYPEEEPGASKNTIKAMMRTLLIMTRELAQNNPLFTEEMKLTMLNVNEPGKMADFVCSILNIEKEDYQSVIESVNLKDRIEKVLLYLKKEIDLVSLQREIQENIQDKIDKQQRQFFLREQLKAIQAELGQKEGKYEKKYEKFLERLKGIPADPEVIEEVEREMDKFFYTDQNTADYNVIRNYLDIMESLPWEAAPSREIDLEKARKTLDRDHYKLDDVKERILEFLAVKKLKPTEKGSILLLVGPPGVGKTSIAKSIAEAMGRKFFRFSVGGMRDEAEIKGHRRTYIGAMPGKIITALRITKEKDSVILLDEIDKLGLGMQGDPAAALLEVLDPEQNKTFRDHYLDLPFDLSSVFFIATANTLDSISRILLDRMEVISLSGYITDEKVQIFNKHLWKKVLEKNGIEPYGIQIDKKSVVSLIDHYSRESGVRGLEKQSDKLARKLAFQIVKGESYPKHIQPKDVEKLLGVPKYTDDRMTKPTVPGTALGLAWTSVGGATLLIEAVFVKGKGGILLTGMIGKSMEESSSIALSYIKNLLGNEELFNEKTIHLHVPDGATPKDGPSAGITMATTILSLVLNKRIKLGFGMTGELTLTGEVLAIGGLREKIVAAKRVGVHKIIFPSDNRPQLDEIPDYVKKGMEFFPVTRFEEVAQILFEPKTIDGILKPKTEQVAIAKKTKVSPKKKAAARKKK
- a CDS encoding O-acetyl-ADP-ribose deacetylase, producing MAMEIFVWKGDITSIQTDAVVNAANSSLSGGGGVDGAIHRVGGPKIMEECRILKIKKYPNGLPTGQCVLTSGGQLSAKYVIHAVGPVWKGGDYQEASLLETCYKNILQLSSDRGFESIAVPSISTGIYAYPKELAAPIAIRTILEHKGQFPRKLIFVCFDQETKDLYEEILNQSGISFKEGISSF
- a CDS encoding pectin acetylesterase-family hydrolase — protein: MQAKNLSLLFLILMLFFIGCKKDEPDNTKALTGAVLAEVLYNPYERITPPTEDTIIIPNTNASYQSPGRSYSPKCFGNEGNTKFYFFRKSVSANNKKLLINFMGGGACWDNANCFGKNTTTFFNFLNAVPDLFIKVAFKGILDAENSSNPLKNYDVLFIPYCTGDLHIGSRDVPDYDDPYVSSDPVVYSHRGHDNVLSVLKYIQSNYTQVTDVVVAGQSAGGYGAVLNYPHIRAVFSDSTKFPSFNKMSLVADASNGAVIDGFFSGIVNTQWGSGPNIPDWVVGSNYLTTGTPSIQDYIGKIADAYQDDVIGQYTAAFDSTQRWFFNVMGIIDSESPSYSDSSSYFGPGDARDVPDLPDNGSNTPSNCNWAINANNAMNNTVGSKYYFYRAPGDIHTITMSDTMYELVSNGVNFNTWLKSIVSNVGTPTDVDCSLGSGSHPCTDKNFGANSLNNTLGRATSQDSFDANKDLYETCFGP
- a CDS encoding pectin acetylesterase-family hydrolase — translated: MKLRLITILLLFSQIYCTKEKDNTPELLTTALIVDLVTSPFTRITPEPGTFTTQVDHEATPYTYTATFDPKCSGTEGNVNFYFFRKTVTANNKKLLINFMGGGACWDNANCFGSNTVTYFNQLNIVPDFALDLLFKGVIDQSMAANPFRDYDIIFVPYCTGDLHIGSKDKTYTSGTIKHHGYDNVISVLKFVQNTYPQLDRVFVTGQSAGGYGAILNYPIIRETITTIDSGAQVRMLSDASNAVVPTAAYPLTNPAFFPLLESSWGVETNGIGSGTGFSNSNLPIWVNGIAANYTTGGSPSINDFFKKVATEYSGDILGQYTALFDGNQRFFYHTMGQINKINNSALSYSTATTPDPYQAGRSYSIIYGDSDGSSVPDGNSSSSNDYTSCDWAKQAVSKMKDAATKSNYRYYIAPGDVHTITTYNDMYSLKSGGVNFATWLNTLANGASPPANVQCNDSSGSCVSKNLFNSTININLGKATSDESYTLDPKQDIYTTCGEAAGIGL